ataatcgtaaaccaaaaacctaaaaaaatatccataatgctggaaacatattcgaaatatccaaatctacctaataaacacaaacatatttatgatcgggtCTAAGGTAGAACCCGGACTCAAACAAAGACATGCGGGTCCAATAAAAAACCCCAATAGGTTATCTTTTCTGGACCTGAACTAAATCTATatttccgggtcggttcggtttgttttttgaTCCGGAAATAATTCTCATGGCTAAAAGAAATTTACGTAAatgtgtacatataaaatatcaaataaactaattcatagattatataactgttaaaaattatatttttgatataataagactttgtattataatataatccaaaaaTCCCGCACTTTCCaagtgcgggtcaaaatctagtaatacATTATAACTCAAACCTAACATCAAAAACTCAAAACTAATTCATGATTGGTGGCATTTTTGATTTTTCAGCTTAACTCAAACTAAATCAACTCTAATACATGTTAACTCAAACTAATTCATGTTACTCTAATTGTTATTCGAAAGTTATCTTTTCGTAGGGTATATTCCTAAGTTATTTTCTCaagcaataaacaaaacaaaagggtTTCTCAAAACTTCAATGTATCTGAATTTACTAATTCATCTAAAATTATGTCgatatttttttacttaaaagGGTGAAACACCGCAAGTAAAGACGTTCCAAGTTGATGATGAAATTAAGGTGAAAGGCAACAGTTTACAAGTCTTTTTCGAAAACTTCTTTCAAAGTTCTGATTTGTTTAGTGCTCAACTTTTCATTTATAACTGAATGACCTGAAATAGTTGGAATTGTGGCCATGAACACGGGATAAATCaatatctatatctatataatGGGTATCGAATTTAGGATAATAATTAGCAGATTTTCATTtagtttcaactttcaactcattttatgaaatatttaaagtgattttttaaaaaaaagtttaaatgatatggaaattttaaattataagcaAGAGCAATTCTTTTAAATAACCCTTTTAAGTGTTGTCACTAAAATAGcttaaaaaaatgaccaaaataactttttattttaaaatttttaattttttttttaatttgaaacttcaccctcaaaaccctaatctttaatTTAAACCATAATCCTAAATTAGTTAACAGTatggtataaatgtatatttactttttagtGTAATctttttgatcattttcctctttaaatactatttttataaaaataaactaaaaataattatccaATGAAATTTCTCTATAAGTAACCCATacatttgttataaattatagatagcatactatatatatttaataagcAAAAATATGTATGTCATATTCgtcaatcatattttatacggatttgtatatattatttaagtgtCAAACCCAAAAATGATATGATGCATGTTGTTGaaaatgaaacaagaaaaacaaaatacgAGTTGTCAAGTATCTCAATTTCacaatgttttataaataataaaaatacgaATTGTCATATCTCTTAgccatttttatattgttttgtgaATTTTATCTAAGTGGCAAACCTAAACTCTTATAATACatattattgacaaaaaatacaTCAATCATCacgtatttattttttaatacttcatttaaaaatataacttgcCATATCTCTCAATTTGTTCAAGTGTAAATTAACCCCAAAATTATCGTAATGCATGTAACTCCAGCAATAATGGATCACAACTcacaataagaagaaaaaaattgttcaaactTTGCGTAGCATtcacatttaaatatttgtgcaaaaaaaaaaccttgcaaagattcattttctcttttatatactagaaacataattaaatatgGAGTGTGTACAAAAGAGTCTTTTAAAGTGTTTGTAGAAATATACGTTATAAAACGTGTATAGAAGTGTACATATCTAcgtgtatgtatgtatatacacacatagagagaagaagaagaaggaacagAGAGCCAATaaataaaaggaaagaaaaaaggGACAGAAACGTACCCAAAAGAAGTAAGAGAGAGACTTATGAGTTGTGACCCAAAAGACCTTTCCATTTTCATGCATCTTTACTTCCTTCTTCTCATCTTCCCTCCCTATTTTCTTCTCATTTAattcaatttaatttaatttaatttgtacCCACTTACCTTAAATACCCACTTCTCCATATATATTCAGCTAATTAACTCTTAATTCACCTCAACAATAAAATTCAGTTCTcctatttttatataagtaaataaattaaaagaccACTATTTCTTTCATCgtctaattttgtttttataacataaaaatgtttcaatcttttattttttttaacttaaatgCTTAATATttgtccttcttcttcttcacgccgcctacctatatatatataaagaaacacTCTCTCTGTCTGCCTCTAGTAATTCTCTCTCCCTGGCACTCTCTTTACATTTTCCTCTCAATTTTCCTAgaaaccttttcttttttttttcattttcatccgATTTCATATCTCAGTAttgttctctcttcttcttcttcattatttttttttcctgtttcTGAAAAAtggtttctttttcattttgtggtttttaatttatcttttgtttCCTTTATTTCACTCTTTGCGTGTGTGAGATTGTTCTCCTCCCTCATTACCTTTTGGCCGATTGgtgatttttcttatatgtgaATCTTTGCTTCTTCAACCTCACTGGTAAAACACTTTCTCTCTCACATTGTCAtcactgatttttttatttttttggttttaaatcgGAAGCTAAAGATCggatttttcttttgtgattgtgagttttttctctttataatttattttttaccgTTTCATGGTAGTTGATCATCGTACATTATCTCAGAGCTGATCTTCTTCTCTAAGATTTGTGTGTGATCGGTGGAGAGTTTCTCCCGATGATCGTTTTGTGTACTTGTTTCTGTGTTAAGGACTCATCATGATTCATGttgattgtgtttgtgtttgatCTCTCACACTGctgcaataaaaaaaaagatttatttgtAAATGCGAGTGATTTAGCTTTCTGAAATTATCTTGTAAGACAAGACAGTGGTGTTGTGTTTGCTGATTAGTGGTGGATTCTTATCTCAAAGTTCTGtttttgatgtatttttttCTAAGCACCAACCAATGTTGTTTTTACAATTGTTTACACTTTACACTAAGTTATTTTGTCTGTTTCTTACATCCAACTTTCACACAATAGTTTCGTTGGTGTAATTTCATTCAAACTcaagtgtttttcttttttttttggtttcaccTATCAGCACTTTAAGTTCTTACATCATCAGAGGAGTTGAAAGGTCGGGTTTGTCCATCAGTTGAGTGGTGTATAAACTCTTGAGGATGGATCAGAGAAGATATGAGGCAGAGTTTGATGAATTTGAGAAGCTTCTTCTAGAGATTCCCAAAGTTACTTCAGGAAACGACTACAGCCCTTTCCCTCCTCTATGTTATAGCTCAAGCAGATCATCCTTCCAAGAACGAAACCTTCATCTTCCCGGTGACTACGCATTCACATCTTCCCTTGCTGAATCAAACTTCAACTTTggaatctcaaatcaaactcCGGAGAACCCCAACCTTATGTCCATTCCTTCTTACCACTCTCCACCTTGTGTATATGCAGACAAGTTTGATTCAAGAAAACAACTCGATTCTCAAATGCGTAGGAACCTTCAACACCTTGGTTGCTTTTCAAATATCTCACCTCCTCAGCCGCAGCATTACAACATGCCATCCTCTCTGTCTCATCATCAGCTGGAAGAACAGTACCTCTATCGCCGACCTCAACAGTCTAACAGAAACTTGTTCTGTAATGGAGAAGATGGTGATGAATTTGTGAGGAGTTTAAGGAAGAAGATGTACTATCCGGAGAAGCTTCTAGTGAGATCACCGCTCGGTGTAAACACAGCTAAAGTCATCAAGTACGGTCTCGGCGAAGAAGACTCACAAAACAGAAGAGTTCGGATACAGAACCATCACCAACTCGATGAAGAAGCAGATCTCTCAACCAGCCTCAACAGTCGGACGTTGCATCCTCCAAAGTACTACTCTCTAGCAGAGGCAAGAGGGAAGTTCTATTACATGGCGAAAGACCAGCACGGTTGCCGCTTCCTGCAGAGGAAGTTTGCTGAGGGAGATGGGAACGATATCGAAACTATCTTTAACGAGATCATTGACTATATCAGCGAGCTTATGGTTGATCCTTTTGCTAACTATCTAGTTCAGAAGCTGCTTGAAGTGTGCAACGATGATCAGAGGATGCTGATTGTTTGTTCCATAGCTAGAAAGCCAGGATTGATTATCAAAATCTCTTGTGATATGCACGGGACTAGAGTTGTTCAAAAGATCGTTGAAACGGTTAAGAGACAAGAGGAGATCTCGATCATCATATCTGCTTTGAGGCATGGTGGCATTGTGACTCTGATGAAGAATGTAAACGGTAACCACGTTGTTCAACGGTGCTTGCAGTATTTGTTACCTCACTGTAAGAAGGTAACAACTCTTGCTTCacggtttttttttatttaaataaaagattCAGATGTGaccctttttctttttgtctatTCAGTTTCTTTTTGGAGCTGCGATGACTCATTGTGTTGAGCTTGCAACTGATAGACATGGATGTTGTGTTCTTCAAAAATGTATTGGCTATTTCGAAGGAGAACAAAAAGATCGCTTAGTCTCTAAAATTGCCTCCAATGCTCTACTCCTCTCTCAAGACCCTTTTGGGTTTGCATCTTTCctcttttgagttttttttataaccatTTGCTTGTAGATTATGGAGATAATAACATGCAGACTTTGTTTTTATATGGCAGGAACTACGCTCTTCAATATGTGTTCGAGCTACACCTTGAATGGGCTGTCAACGAAATCCTCGAGCAATTAGAAGGGAACTACACCGAGTTATCGATGCAGAAATGTAGCAGCAATGTAGTTGAGAAGTGTCTGACACTAGCTGATGACAAACATCAAGCTCGCATCATCAGAGAACTCGTAACCGATGGTCGTCTTGATCAAGTAATGTTGGATCCTTACGGAAACTATGTCATTCAAGCAGCTCTTAAGCAATCCAAGGTATcataaaaaagaataaaaacaaatcagAATTGTTGGTTGATTtagattcagtatataaatgATGAGATTGTTACAGGGGACTCTACATGGTATTTTGGTCGAGGCTATTAAGGTTTATGTCTCATCTCTTCGTACCAATCCTTACGGTAAAAAGGTCCTCTCTGCACTTAACAACTCGAAGAAGTAAATCAGCCAGGTAAGAATATCCCAGAAATTGAAACTGTTTTTGTGTCTTGGCTGTACAATTAATATGTTGCTTCTTTTCTTGGAAATATTACAGATTTGTACCAAATGTGTTGGCCTGTGTTGTTGGTAAAGTTACCTTGTAAATGTAATGTGTAATAAGAGTAGAATTCGCATGTTTGTGGTTTAAAAGATCCAAAGAGACAGAAGATTCAAAGAACGGTATTAATCTAATTTACATTCATCTATGTTTTGAAAGATCATATTAAATGCTTCTATTATGCATAAAAAACGGAAAATTAATTATGAATAGAATAAATGCCCCTTAAAACTGATTTTTCATCCAAGAGATGGCCACAAATATCAAAATGTTTCAGTTTCGTAATTGTGGTACGGTTTCTTGGAACATAAGTTTTTGAATAAAAGAGGAGTAATGAATAACAATTAACAAGTCAAGATTCAAAAGATAGTCATGGGTTTCATACGTGTTGGAtactgaaaatatttgaaataaattagtttaataagataaataaagtgTGACGATCGTGCCCAACAAGATGAATTGATCGTGACACGAATTTAATAAAGTGTTTAATATTGAAACCCCCACAACTTACGGGCGATGATGACTGAGTCAACATGTGAAAATCACTTAGGTGAAGAGTCAAAGCTTTGGTTCATTTGGTTTTACAACTTTGGTAACTAAAATGAAAGAATTCAGTTACATTCAATATTCAATCATATATTTCGTCAATTTATTCATTTTAACTTCAAATtagtatttcatttttatttttttaaagaaagatttaaatcaattttattttatgattgatTCTTTTTTGGACTTTTGTAAACAGAACAATATCTTTTCATAACCAAATTggtactttttaatataaaaaatagaaactacTTATAATTTAATAGTAGCTGGTTTgtgatgttttcattttttatttgaattcaaTTTTTAATCAAGTACGattcaatttttaatcaaaagtgccaatgattttttaataaaaatcaaatttatgttcattaaaaagataaaaactcGTCCTCTTGTTTTTAAATCAGATGCTAAGAAAGTACCAAAACTAAAGTAACTCTTTTAaaccaaatttgttttttttttaaatactggCGGTAAATCGATTCGGTAATAAAAATTCTGTTATCATTTTCCTTTATTTAAGTTTATACACAACGCATAGTACACACCCACAGAGAGACAAATCAAAGAGATCGATCATTGTGCAGAGAGACATGGTGTTCCGCGGCGACACGGTGATGTCTGTAGCCCATGTATCGGCGGAGATATTTCAGCGTTTACGGTGGATCCCGCCGTCCGATCGAATCAGAAG
Above is a window of Brassica napus cultivar Da-Ae chromosome A10, Da-Ae, whole genome shotgun sequence DNA encoding:
- the LOC106370320 gene encoding pumilio homolog 12, with translation MDQRRYEAEFDEFEKLLLEIPKVTSGNDYSPFPPLCYSSSRSSFQERNLHLPGDYAFTSSLAESNFNFGISNQTPENPNLMSIPSYHSPPCVYADKFDSRKQLDSQMRRNLQHLGCFSNISPPQPQHYNMPSSLSHHQLEEQYLYRRPQQSNRNLFCNGEDGDEFVRSLRKKMYYPEKLLVRSPLGVNTAKVIKYGLGEEDSQNRRVRIQNHHQLDEEADLSTSLNSRTLHPPKYYSLAEARGKFYYMAKDQHGCRFLQRKFAEGDGNDIETIFNEIIDYISELMVDPFANYLVQKLLEVCNDDQRMLIVCSIARKPGLIIKISCDMHGTRVVQKIVETVKRQEEISIIISALRHGGIVTLMKNVNGNHVVQRCLQYLLPHCKKFLFGAAMTHCVELATDRHGCCVLQKCIGYFEGEQKDRLVSKIASNALLLSQDPFGNYALQYVFELHLEWAVNEILEQLEGNYTELSMQKCSSNVVEKCLTLADDKHQARIIRELVTDGRLDQVMLDPYGNYVIQAALKQSKGTLHGILVEAIKVYVSSLRTNPYGKKVLSALNNSKK